The bacterium genome includes a region encoding these proteins:
- the nhaA gene encoding Na+/H+ antiporter NhaA — protein sequence MNVDKEIKRAFRPLEPFREFFETESLGGLFLLIATIVALILANSEWSGAYEHARHLDLRLGAGDGAASMSLLHLINDGLMAVFFFVVGLEIKRELLIGELSSPRKAMLPAVAAAGGMLAPALIFVAFNTGEPTIRGWGVPTATDIAFALGVTALLKNRVPDALRVFLVALAIVDDLGAILIIAIFYSESLSMPALAAAAGVFALMVIANRMRVRPMAVFAFLGALLWLAFLQSGIHATIAGVAAAMTIPARPRLGIEECHERVRGILERLGRLATEPASKQRRQREADEIHALESVGHQANSPLATIEHRLNPVVMFAIMPLFALANAGVELSSRAMASLGDPVALGIFFGLWIGKPAGILLLSWMAVKARVADLPGGANWRQMAGAGCLAGIGFTMSLFIAALAFGESAELGVAKFAILLASLAAGITGTILLLKRNPGDADA from the coding sequence TTGAACGTCGACAAGGAAATCAAGCGCGCGTTCCGGCCGCTCGAGCCGTTCCGCGAGTTTTTCGAGACGGAATCGCTTGGCGGGTTGTTCCTTTTGATCGCGACGATCGTCGCGCTCATCCTTGCCAACTCGGAGTGGAGCGGCGCCTACGAGCACGCGCGGCACCTCGATCTGCGCCTTGGCGCGGGCGACGGGGCGGCCTCGATGTCGCTTCTGCACCTCATCAACGACGGGCTGATGGCGGTGTTCTTTTTTGTCGTCGGCCTGGAGATCAAGCGCGAGCTTCTGATCGGCGAGCTCTCCAGCCCGCGCAAGGCGATGCTGCCGGCGGTCGCCGCCGCGGGCGGCATGCTCGCGCCCGCGCTCATCTTCGTCGCGTTCAACACCGGCGAGCCGACGATCCGCGGCTGGGGCGTGCCGACGGCCACCGACATCGCGTTCGCGCTCGGCGTCACCGCGCTGCTCAAAAACCGCGTGCCCGACGCGCTGCGCGTTTTTCTGGTCGCGCTTGCGATCGTGGACGACCTGGGCGCCATTCTCATCATCGCGATCTTTTACAGCGAGAGTCTGTCCATGCCCGCTCTCGCGGCGGCGGCCGGCGTTTTCGCGCTGATGGTGATCGCCAACCGCATGCGCGTTCGCCCTATGGCGGTATTCGCGTTTCTCGGCGCCCTGCTGTGGCTCGCCTTCTTGCAATCGGGCATCCACGCGACGATCGCGGGCGTCGCCGCGGCGATGACGATCCCCGCGCGCCCACGCCTTGGCATCGAGGAATGTCACGAGCGCGTGCGCGGCATTCTCGAACGGCTCGGCAGGCTCGCGACCGAGCCCGCGTCGAAACAGCGCCGCCAGCGCGAGGCCGACGAGATCCACGCGCTCGAGTCCGTCGGTCATCAGGCGAATTCGCCGCTGGCGACGATCGAGCATCGTCTGAATCCCGTCGTCATGTTCGCGATCATGCCGCTTTTCGCGCTCGCCAACGCGGGCGTGGAGCTTTCCAGCCGTGCGATGGCGTCGCTTGGCGATCCGGTCGCGCTCGGCATCTTTTTCGGGCTGTGGATCGGCAAGCCCGCCGGCATCCTCCTGCTGTCCTGGATGGCGGTGAAGGCGCGCGTGGCCGATCTGCCGGGCGGCGCGAACTGGCGCCAGATGGCGGGCGCGGGGTGCCTGGCGGGCATCGGATTCACGATGTCCCTTTTCATCGCGGCGCTGGCGTTCGGCGAAAGCGCCGAGCTTGGCGTCGCTAAATTCGCGATTCTCCTGGCCTCGCTTGCGGCCGGCATCACGGGTACGATTCTGCTTCTGAAGCGCAACCCCGGGGATGCCGACGCGTGA
- a CDS encoding tyrosine phenol-lyase, translated as MATIQRRSWAEPFRIKVVEPIKMTTRTFREEAIAEAGFNTFLLRSEDVYIDLLTDSGTSAMSDMQWSKMMLGDEAYAGSKSFYEMVETIQEVYGYAHVIPTHQGRGAEHILSQILIKPGDIVPGNMYFTTTKIHQELAGGKFVDVIVDEAHDPDDLSPFKGNIDLGKLEAVINEYGADRVPYVSFEGNVNMAGGQPASLANFREVYELCQRNGVLVMLDATRLVENAYFIKTKEEGQQDRTIAAILKEICSYSDGCTISSKKDHLVNIGGFLAVNDDAIAQKAREMVVIYEGLHTYGGMAGRDMLALAQGIRESIEYDHMRARVGQVEYLGQKLIDHGIPIVRPIGGHAVYLNAKEFLPHIDQDEYPAQALAAELYIESGVRAMERGNVSAGRKAPGENYRPALELVRLTIPRRVYTQAHMDVTWESVADLYDRRASIRGLRFTYEPEKLRFFQGRFERI; from the coding sequence ATGGCCACGATTCAACGCCGTAGCTGGGCGGAGCCTTTCCGCATCAAGGTCGTCGAGCCCATCAAGATGACCACGCGCACCTTCCGCGAGGAGGCGATCGCCGAGGCCGGTTTCAACACGTTCCTTCTGCGTTCGGAGGACGTTTACATCGACCTTCTGACCGACTCCGGCACGAGCGCCATGAGCGACATGCAGTGGTCCAAGATGATGCTCGGCGACGAGGCGTACGCCGGCTCCAAGAGCTTCTACGAGATGGTCGAGACGATTCAGGAGGTCTACGGCTACGCGCACGTCATTCCGACGCACCAGGGCCGCGGCGCCGAACACATCCTCTCGCAGATCCTCATCAAGCCGGGCGACATCGTGCCGGGGAACATGTATTTCACGACGACGAAAATCCACCAGGAGCTCGCCGGCGGAAAGTTCGTGGACGTGATCGTGGACGAAGCGCACGACCCGGACGACCTTTCGCCGTTCAAGGGTAACATCGACCTGGGCAAGCTCGAGGCGGTCATCAACGAATACGGCGCGGACCGCGTGCCGTACGTGAGCTTCGAGGGGAACGTCAACATGGCCGGCGGCCAGCCCGCGAGCCTCGCGAACTTCCGCGAGGTGTACGAGCTGTGCCAAAGGAACGGCGTGCTCGTGATGCTCGACGCGACGCGCCTTGTGGAAAACGCGTATTTCATCAAGACGAAAGAGGAGGGTCAGCAGGACCGCACGATCGCCGCGATCCTGAAAGAGATCTGCTCCTACTCCGACGGTTGCACGATCAGCAGCAAGAAGGACCACCTCGTGAACATCGGCGGGTTCCTCGCCGTCAACGACGACGCGATCGCGCAGAAGGCGCGGGAGATGGTGGTCATCTACGAGGGTCTGCACACGTACGGCGGCATGGCCGGCCGCGACATGCTCGCGCTCGCGCAGGGCATCCGCGAGTCGATCGAATACGACCACATGCGTGCGCGCGTGGGGCAGGTCGAATACCTGGGGCAAAAGCTGATCGACCACGGCATCCCGATCGTGCGTCCGATCGGCGGTCACGCGGTGTATCTGAACGCGAAGGAATTCCTGCCGCACATCGACCAGGACGAATACCCCGCGCAGGCGCTAGCCGCGGAGCTGTACATCGAGTCCGGCGTGCGTGCGATGGAGCGCGGCAACGTCTCGGCCGGGAGAAAGGCTCCGGGCGAAAACTATCGCCCCGCGCTCGAACTCGTGCGTCTCACGATTCCGCGCCGCGTCTACACGCAGGCGCACATGGACGTGACGTGGGAGAGCGTCGCCGATCTTTACGATCGCCGCGCGTCGATCCGCGGATTGCGTTTCACGTACGAGCCCGAGAAGCTGCGGTTTTTCCAAGGGCGGTTCGAGCGAATTTGA
- a CDS encoding DUF4388 domain-containing protein, with protein MIHTLEHRAAIRSKVSKAVHPAKLLSGFLKARKTGELIFREGASERTLFLRNGCIVYPTARILEKTEFGDYLVSRGILTARENRGFRNRAKERGEAPYDLMVEDRILTRAELEEHRVKFDEETLSDVFSMTMGEFAFVECDIDVPDSEVSTAKTASAIVDGIVRHYNTLMISDRLIRRLKTPLRMNPHGFIDAEELRKVPVVARFLAEIRDDRPLKDVITNAGLNSTEGLAVCFGLLTLDVLKFIVPPAKRREIARARKARRRNDPFEKLYKEALASVEQIHERFKDEPRLSEMDVPVGTTNEEIFRELGIGADAPRELRERVARLLDLKRQRRAMLDEEGAAGEDAVATIAPGAGGEADAADDETGLGGAGLDLGGEDDEDIGHEIAEDFDAGFGADESFTDFVDDQTNPMDDYGIGDPTQVHFSPEEPDDTVYNALRTYSDEGRWDIANAAFEELKRRGSTDAGVLAYGGWVKYHLSNADPFGVASALIQEAINAQPAHDVPYLIMGKLYFEEGDKGMAELYLVKAVEKNSDCYEAKDLVKKIYETR; from the coding sequence GTGATCCATACGCTCGAACATCGCGCCGCCATTCGGAGCAAGGTCTCCAAGGCCGTGCATCCGGCGAAGCTGCTTTCGGGGTTCTTGAAAGCCCGAAAGACCGGCGAGCTGATCTTCCGTGAGGGTGCGTCGGAACGCACGCTCTTTTTGCGCAACGGCTGCATCGTTTACCCCACGGCCCGCATCCTCGAAAAAACGGAGTTCGGCGATTACCTCGTTTCGCGCGGCATTCTGACCGCGCGCGAAAACCGCGGCTTCCGAAACCGCGCGAAAGAACGCGGCGAGGCCCCCTACGATCTGATGGTCGAAGATCGCATCCTCACGCGCGCGGAACTCGAAGAACATCGGGTCAAATTCGACGAGGAAACGCTTTCGGACGTTTTTTCCATGACGATGGGCGAATTCGCTTTTGTCGAGTGCGACATCGACGTGCCGGATTCCGAAGTCTCCACCGCGAAGACCGCGTCGGCGATCGTCGACGGCATCGTGCGCCACTACAACACGCTGATGATCTCCGACCGTCTCATCCGCCGGCTGAAGACGCCGCTGCGCATGAACCCGCACGGTTTCATCGACGCCGAGGAGTTGCGCAAGGTTCCGGTCGTCGCGCGCTTCCTCGCGGAGATTCGCGACGATCGCCCGCTCAAGGACGTCATCACGAACGCCGGCCTGAATTCGACCGAGGGCCTGGCCGTCTGCTTCGGCCTTTTGACGCTGGATGTGCTCAAATTCATCGTGCCGCCCGCGAAAAGACGCGAGATCGCCCGCGCGCGAAAGGCGCGCCGCCGCAACGATCCGTTCGAGAAGCTCTACAAGGAAGCGCTCGCGAGCGTCGAGCAGATCCACGAGCGCTTCAAGGACGAGCCGCGTCTGTCGGAGATGGACGTGCCCGTCGGCACGACCAACGAGGAGATTTTCCGCGAACTCGGCATCGGCGCGGACGCGCCCCGCGAGCTGCGCGAGCGCGTCGCGCGCCTTCTGGATCTCAAACGCCAGCGCCGCGCGATGCTGGACGAAGAGGGCGCGGCCGGCGAGGACGCCGTGGCGACGATCGCCCCCGGCGCCGGGGGGGAAGCCGACGCCGCGGACGACGAGACGGGGCTCGGTGGTGCCGGACTCGATCTGGGCGGCGAGGACGACGAGGACATCGGCCACGAGATCGCCGAAGACTTCGACGCCGGTTTCGGAGCGGACGAGTCGTTCACCGATTTCGTCGATGACCAGACAAACCCGATGGACGACTACGGCATCGGCGATCCGACGCAGGTGCACTTCAGCCCGGAAGAGCCCGACGACACCGTGTACAACGCGCTGCGGACCTACAGCGACGAAGGGCGATGGGATATCGCCAACGCCGCGTTCGAGGAATTGAAGCGGCGCGGATCGACGGACGCCGGCGTGCTCGCGTACGGCGGCTGGGTGAAATACCACCTCTCGAACGCGGATCCGTTCGGCGTCGCCTCCGCGTTGATCCAGGAAGCGATCAACGCGCAGCCGGCGCACGACGTGCCCTACCTCATCATGGGCAAGCTCTACTTCGAGGAAGGCGACAAGGGAATGGCCGAGCTCTACCTCGTGAAAGCCGTCGAAAAAAACTCCGACTGCTACGAAGCCAAGGACCTGGTCAAGAAGATCTACGAAACACGGTAG
- a CDS encoding DUF4440 domain-containing protein, whose amino-acid sequence MRRILFILLTLAALFGAACAKTPDPGPAAPPSSEQIAKLMDRLEEAANARDFAAMRKIYASDAEVEIRFGREEPRRVAAKEYLDTAERNASKFDAYSYAIEGQQVETDGEDARVSQTVVETATAGGMALRSKTEAVFTLRLVGGKPRIVKMTGNTIVARPGEPQAEKSV is encoded by the coding sequence TTGCGCCGAATCCTTTTCATCCTGCTGACGCTTGCCGCGCTTTTTGGCGCCGCATGCGCGAAAACGCCCGATCCCGGACCGGCCGCGCCGCCGTCGAGCGAGCAGATCGCCAAGCTCATGGATCGGCTGGAGGAGGCGGCGAACGCGCGCGATTTCGCGGCGATGCGCAAGATTTACGCGAGCGATGCCGAAGTCGAAATCCGTTTCGGGCGCGAGGAGCCGCGGCGCGTCGCGGCGAAGGAATATCTCGACACCGCGGAACGCAATGCAAGCAAGTTCGACGCGTACAGCTACGCCATCGAAGGGCAGCAGGTGGAAACGGACGGCGAGGATGCGCGCGTGTCGCAGACCGTCGTCGAGACGGCGACCGCCGGCGGTATGGCGCTGCGCTCCAAAACCGAGGCGGTCTTCACGCTGAGGCTCGTTGGCGGCAAGCCGCGCATCGTCAAGATGACGGGCAACACCATCGTCGCGCGGCCGGGCGAACCCCAGGCCGAAAAGTCGGTGTGA
- a CDS encoding SGNH/GDSL hydrolase family protein: MTARRRPILFAVIAAVLAFAMMNALVAAFGLHEIPAEGIFKDPFAVALELYPGSHAPFAGDENLNNLGLRGPAPRVEKPAGSWRLLSVGDSTTYGYRVPLAAAYTTRLARRLAALGPWETINAGVPGTSILQHRILFDTKWRAFRADLVLVYTQPAVLVEFDAARKVFEAGGAWSPAPPSRARRLLRRVPLYAAMRNLLRGPLARRLKTHLEQAAEVGLDADDERRMADTFARDIEGLGRSIRESGARPVWIVPASRTPANRFAQTDRVPAREDVVAFMPYLDRLYAYASQNGDPLVDPHARMAEATRRGEDPWQDEVHPTARGHAIMADAIAPVVEGAAREIMDARGAGEARDTGRP, translated from the coding sequence GTGACGGCGCGCCGGCGGCCGATCCTTTTCGCCGTTATCGCCGCCGTGCTGGCGTTCGCGATGATGAACGCCTTGGTCGCCGCGTTCGGGCTCCACGAAATTCCGGCCGAGGGAATATTCAAGGATCCGTTCGCCGTCGCCCTGGAGCTCTACCCGGGGTCTCACGCTCCGTTTGCCGGCGACGAAAACCTGAACAACCTGGGATTGCGCGGCCCCGCCCCGCGCGTCGAAAAGCCGGCGGGGTCGTGGCGTCTGTTGTCGGTCGGCGACTCGACCACCTATGGCTATCGGGTTCCGCTCGCGGCGGCGTACACGACGCGGCTTGCGCGCCGGCTCGCGGCGCTCGGGCCGTGGGAGACGATCAACGCCGGCGTTCCGGGGACGTCGATTTTGCAGCACCGTATCCTGTTCGATACGAAATGGCGTGCGTTTCGGGCGGATCTCGTGCTCGTTTACACGCAGCCGGCCGTCCTTGTGGAATTCGACGCCGCGCGGAAGGTCTTCGAGGCCGGTGGCGCATGGAGTCCCGCGCCGCCGTCGCGAGCGCGCCGTTTGTTGCGGCGCGTTCCCCTGTATGCCGCGATGAGAAATTTGCTGCGTGGCCCGCTGGCGCGCCGGCTCAAGACGCATCTCGAGCAGGCGGCCGAAGTCGGCCTCGACGCCGACGATGAGCGACGCATGGCCGACACGTTCGCGCGCGACATCGAGGGGCTGGGGCGATCGATCCGCGAGTCCGGCGCGCGTCCGGTGTGGATCGTCCCCGCGTCCCGCACGCCCGCGAACCGCTTTGCGCAAACGGACCGGGTTCCGGCGCGGGAGGACGTCGTGGCGTTCATGCCGTATCTCGACCGGCTTTATGCGTACGCGAGCCAAAACGGCGATCCGCTGGTCGATCCGCACGCGCGGATGGCCGAGGCAACGCGGCGGGGCGAGGACCCGTGGCAGGACGAGGTGCATCCGACCGCGCGCGGGCACGCGATCATGGCGGACGCGATCGCGCCGGTCGTCGAGGGTGCGGCGCGGGAGATCATGGACGCGCGGGGCGCCGGCGAGGCGCGCGATACCGGACGCCCGTAG
- the smpB gene encoding SsrA-binding protein SmpB has product MAEGEKMIAGNRRARHEYHILEELEAGLALTGTEVKSLREGKASIAEGYVEFRDDGAWLVGAHIPPYSHGNIANHEPFRKRRLLLRAREIKKWGERVRERGYTVVPLALYFSKGLAKLKIGLAKGKSLGDKRETMREKDASREIERELRRRG; this is encoded by the coding sequence ATGGCCGAAGGCGAAAAGATGATCGCGGGCAACCGGCGCGCGCGTCACGAGTACCACATCCTCGAGGAGCTCGAGGCGGGGCTCGCGCTGACGGGCACCGAGGTGAAGTCGCTGCGCGAGGGCAAGGCGAGCATCGCCGAGGGCTACGTGGAGTTCCGCGACGACGGCGCCTGGCTTGTGGGCGCGCACATCCCCCCCTATTCCCACGGCAACATCGCCAATCACGAACCGTTTCGAAAGCGCCGCCTGCTGCTGCGCGCGCGTGAGATCAAGAAATGGGGCGAACGCGTGCGCGAACGCGGCTACACCGTCGTGCCGCTGGCGCTGTATTTCTCCAAGGGCCTCGCCAAACTGAAAATCGGGCTCGCCAAGGGCAAGTCGCTTGGCGACAAGCGCGAAACCATGCGCGAGAAGGACGCCAGTCGCGAGATCGAGCGGGAACTCCGCCGCCGCGGCTGA
- a CDS encoding stage 0 sporulation protein → MNVVKVKFAGSNRPVAFDSGGLAVAKNDTLVVPDDHGPRLATVFEIQEDNESAELPRVVRAATRDDIDRGTRMREREAESLLACREAVRRRELPMKVIHAEYIFDGTKIIYHFTAEGRVDFRDLVRELAQRYRTRIEMVQIGVRDAAKLLTGVGVCGRTLCCSTFLQCFAPVSVKMAKDQNLALNDSKISGVCGRLKCCLRYEHEVYTDFKRELPKVGKRAKCPEGIGRVVRHDPIARKVFIYLEEGGGEVACDPDVVERVAPPPPTPKKPRNETPDTTPAGADARDAEPANGEAADSSKGAAAVPTAESGADADATGDGESNGGASNGDAGDTGSNAPAG, encoded by the coding sequence ATGAATGTGGTGAAAGTGAAATTCGCTGGAAGCAACCGGCCGGTCGCCTTCGACTCCGGAGGCCTTGCCGTCGCGAAAAACGATACGCTGGTGGTTCCCGACGATCACGGCCCGCGCCTGGCGACGGTGTTCGAGATCCAGGAGGACAACGAGTCCGCGGAGCTTCCGCGCGTGGTGCGCGCCGCGACGCGCGACGACATCGATCGCGGCACAAGGATGCGCGAGCGCGAGGCCGAGTCCCTTCTCGCATGCCGCGAGGCCGTCCGCCGGCGCGAGCTGCCGATGAAGGTGATCCACGCGGAATACATCTTCGACGGCACCAAGATCATCTACCATTTCACGGCCGAGGGCCGTGTCGATTTCCGCGACCTGGTCCGCGAGCTGGCCCAGCGATACCGGACGCGCATCGAGATGGTGCAGATCGGGGTGCGCGATGCCGCCAAGCTCCTGACCGGCGTCGGCGTCTGCGGGCGCACGTTGTGCTGCTCCACCTTCCTGCAATGCTTCGCGCCCGTATCCGTGAAGATGGCCAAGGACCAGAACCTCGCCCTGAACGACTCAAAGATCTCCGGCGTGTGCGGCCGGCTCAAGTGCTGCCTGCGTTATGAGCACGAGGTTTACACGGATTTCAAGCGCGAGTTGCCCAAGGTCGGCAAGCGGGCCAAATGCCCCGAAGGCATTGGGCGCGTGGTGCGCCACGATCCCATCGCGCGCAAGGTGTTCATCTATCTGGAGGAAGGCGGCGGTGAAGTGGCGTGCGATCCGGATGTCGTGGAGCGCGTCGCGCCGCCGCCGCCCACGCCGAAAAAGCCCCGGAACGAAACGCCGGATACGACGCCCGCCGGAGCCGATGCGCGCGACGCCGAGCCGGCCAACGGCGAAGCCGCGGATAGCTCCAAGGGCGCGGCGGCCGTGCCGACCGCGGAATCCGGCGCCGATGCGGACGCGACCGGTGACGGGGAATCGAACGGCGGCGCGTCGAACGGCGACGCGGGCGATACGGGGTCGAACGCGCCCGCCGGCTGA
- a CDS encoding DNA polymerase III subunit delta', with the protein MTAQAWPTLDDVVGQPRAVGILRRSIASDRVGGAYLFAGPEGAGKLTAARAFVADLFCHERGEAPGDASAVFRKLRDGNHADFFEFGPDGPFVKVDQIREMREAASLAPFEANRKAFVLGEAERMNPAASNAFLKVLEEPPGRSLFILVTSAPQRLLPTIRSRCQMIAFGISEPGAVADVLVDKRGLTRNDALIVARLSGGSIGRAMAIPDEVLAARREVGRVFFSLVPGRDRATRALAQILLDWPEGVDNALDMIKTFVADAMRHLAGAPASELTHADLAGEAAAFADRFEPAILARKSRAVTYTQRLLARNVNRQLAIETMLFELASPRGSDYGRRMPR; encoded by the coding sequence GTGACGGCCCAGGCCTGGCCGACGCTCGACGACGTCGTCGGCCAGCCGCGCGCGGTCGGCATCCTTCGACGCAGCATCGCAAGCGATCGCGTCGGCGGCGCGTATCTGTTCGCGGGCCCCGAGGGCGCGGGCAAGTTGACCGCTGCGCGAGCGTTTGTCGCCGACCTTTTCTGCCACGAGCGCGGCGAGGCGCCCGGCGACGCGAGCGCCGTGTTTCGCAAGCTGCGCGACGGGAACCACGCGGACTTTTTCGAGTTCGGACCCGACGGACCGTTTGTCAAGGTCGATCAAATCCGCGAGATGCGCGAAGCCGCGTCGCTCGCGCCGTTCGAGGCCAATCGAAAAGCGTTCGTCCTTGGCGAGGCCGAGCGGATGAATCCCGCGGCTTCGAACGCCTTTCTGAAGGTGCTCGAGGAGCCGCCGGGGCGATCGTTGTTCATTCTCGTCACCTCGGCGCCGCAGCGGTTGTTGCCGACGATCCGCTCGCGCTGCCAGATGATCGCCTTCGGCATCTCGGAGCCAGGTGCGGTGGCGGATGTGCTCGTCGATAAACGAGGCCTGACGCGCAACGACGCCCTGATCGTCGCGCGGCTTTCCGGCGGCTCGATCGGCCGCGCGATGGCCATTCCTGACGAGGTTCTCGCCGCGCGGCGCGAGGTCGGCCGCGTGTTTTTTTCGCTCGTACCCGGACGCGACCGCGCCACGCGCGCGTTGGCGCAAATCCTGTTGGATTGGCCGGAGGGTGTGGATAACGCGCTCGATATGATAAAAACGTTTGTCGCCGACGCGATGCGTCACTTGGCCGGCGCTCCCGCAAGCGAATTGACGCACGCCGACCTCGCCGGGGAAGCGGCCGCGTTCGCGGACCGTTTCGAGCCGGCGATCCTGGCGCGCAAGTCGCGCGCGGTGACATACACGCAACGACTGCTCGCGAGAAACGTCAATCGTCAACTCGCGATCGAGACGATGTTGTTCGAGCTCGCGTCGCCGCGCGGCTCGGACTATGGACGAAGGATGCCCCGATGA
- the tmk gene encoding dTMP kinase — protein MDKAGARGVFVTFEGIEGSGKTTQIARVAQRLRAAGRDVVATREPGGCPIADRIREILLDARSVDLAPRAELLLYLASRAQHVDEVIEPALAAGRIVLCDRFHDATEAYQGVARGHGAGHVRELSAMALSAPEPDLTILLDLSPETGLARARARAQTLPDAHKEDRFEREAIAFHEAVRRAYLDIAARETNRVVLIDANADADTVFARVWAPIAARLGVLA, from the coding sequence ATGGACAAGGCGGGCGCGCGCGGCGTTTTCGTGACATTCGAGGGCATCGAGGGTTCGGGCAAGACGACGCAGATCGCCCGTGTCGCCCAGCGCCTTCGCGCCGCCGGCCGCGATGTCGTTGCCACGCGCGAGCCCGGCGGATGCCCGATCGCCGACCGCATCCGCGAGATCCTGCTTGACGCGCGCAGCGTCGATCTGGCGCCGCGCGCCGAGCTTCTGCTGTATCTGGCGTCCCGCGCGCAGCACGTGGATGAGGTTATCGAGCCGGCGCTCGCCGCCGGGCGGATCGTCCTTTGCGACCGTTTTCACGACGCGACCGAGGCCTATCAGGGCGTCGCGCGCGGCCACGGCGCCGGCCACGTGCGCGAGCTGTCCGCGATGGCGCTGTCGGCCCCGGAGCCGGACCTGACCATTCTGCTCGATCTTTCGCCCGAGACCGGCCTCGCCCGCGCCAGGGCTCGCGCACAAACCCTGCCCGACGCGCACAAGGAAGACCGCTTCGAGCGCGAGGCGATCGCGTTTCACGAGGCGGTGCGCCGGGCGTATCTCGACATCGCCGCGCGCGAGACGAACCGCGTGGTCCTCATCGACGCCAACGCGGACGCCGATACCGTGTTCGCCCGCGTGTGGGCGCCCATCGCCGCGAGACTCGGGGTTTTGGCGTGA
- a CDS encoding adenylosuccinate synthase, with translation MPAVIIIGTQWGDEGKGMVVDLFSEQADFLVRYQGGNNAGHTVVVGDETTILHHIPSGILHDRVTCVIGDGVVVNPKVLIEEMDRLIAKGRLKDPASLLISDRAHVIMPWHIALDAAAEDRMGAGKIGTTGRGIGPAYKSKIGRYGLRFGALIDRETLSHHVREALPEANFLLTEYYKRDALDADAIVEEYGAYAKRLAPHAANTYRVVGRAVREKKNVLFEGAQGTMLDIDHGTYPFVTSSNTVAGGACTGGGVGPRSIDKVLGVMKTYTTRVGGGPFPTELTDDIGEHLVQKGHEFGSTTGRRRRCGWLDLVVVRYAVELSDITGLVVTKLDVLDGLPELKVAVGYEIDGKNTDEMPADLGALTRAKPIYETLPGWTETTTEITRYEDLPANARSYLEFCAKFLGVSIDVISIGPKRSQTVTLANPFA, from the coding sequence ATGCCCGCGGTCATCATTATCGGTACGCAGTGGGGCGACGAAGGCAAAGGCATGGTGGTCGATCTGTTCAGCGAGCAGGCCGACTTTCTGGTGCGTTATCAGGGCGGCAACAACGCCGGCCATACGGTCGTTGTCGGCGACGAAACGACGATCCTTCATCACATCCCGTCGGGCATCCTTCACGACCGCGTGACGTGCGTCATCGGCGACGGCGTCGTCGTGAATCCGAAGGTGCTAATCGAGGAGATGGACCGCCTGATCGCGAAAGGCCGCCTGAAAGACCCGGCGTCGCTTCTCATCTCCGACCGCGCGCACGTCATCATGCCGTGGCATATCGCGCTCGACGCCGCGGCCGAGGATCGCATGGGCGCCGGCAAGATCGGCACGACCGGACGCGGCATCGGCCCGGCCTACAAGAGCAAGATCGGCCGATATGGCCTTCGCTTCGGCGCGCTGATCGACAGGGAGACGCTCTCGCATCACGTGCGCGAGGCGCTGCCCGAGGCGAACTTTTTGCTGACCGAGTACTACAAGCGCGACGCGCTCGACGCGGATGCGATCGTCGAGGAATACGGCGCGTACGCCAAGCGCCTCGCACCGCACGCGGCGAACACGTATCGCGTTGTGGGCCGCGCGGTGCGCGAGAAAAAGAACGTGCTGTTCGAAGGCGCGCAAGGCACGATGCTCGACATCGACCACGGCACGTACCCGTTTGTCACGAGCAGCAACACGGTCGCCGGCGGCGCGTGCACCGGCGGCGGCGTCGGTCCGCGATCCATCGACAAGGTGCTCGGCGTCATGAAGACGTACACGACGCGCGTGGGCGGCGGGCCATTCCCGACCGAGCTGACGGACGACATCGGCGAACATCTGGTGCAAAAGGGCCACGAGTTCGGCAGCACCACCGGCCGGCGCCGGCGCTGCGGCTGGCTCGATCTGGTGGTGGTGCGTTACGCGGTGGAGCTGTCGGACATCACGGGCCTTGTCGTCACCAAGCTCGACGTGCTGGACGGGCTGCCGGAGCTGAAGGTGGCGGTCGGCTACGAGATCGACGGCAAAAATACCGACGAGATGCCCGCGGACCTCGGCGCCCTCACGCGCGCGAAGCCGATCTATGAGACGCTGCCCGGCTGGACGGAAACGACGACGGAGATCACGCGGTACGAGGATCTGCCGGCAAACGCGCGGAGCTACCTGGAATTTTGCGCGAAGTTCCTCGGTGTTTCGATCGACGTCATTTCGATCGGCCCCAAACGCAGCCAGACGGTCACGCTCGCCAATCCGTTCGCGTGA
- a CDS encoding type II toxin-antitoxin system HicB family antitoxin, which yields MLFDVTLTRAEDGWIVAECPALPGCVSQGKDQKEALENIKEAIVGWLWAENEKTCAGMN from the coding sequence ATGCTTTTTGATGTCACGTTGACCCGCGCCGAGGATGGCTGGATCGTCGCGGAATGCCCCGCGCTGCCCGGATGCGTTTCGCAGGGCAAGGACCAGAAGGAAGCTCTCGAAAATATCAAGGAAGCGATCGTCGGTTGGCTGTGGGCGGAAAACGAGAAAACGTGCGCGGGAATGAATTAG